A genomic region of Cannabis sativa cultivar Pink pepper isolate KNU-18-1 chromosome 1, ASM2916894v1, whole genome shotgun sequence contains the following coding sequences:
- the LOC115704016 gene encoding CASP-like protein 3A1 has translation MVTGRKTSSLETEMADAKVVVVMEENGAHTQRAVEAVGAADHSHRKVTVLVRKADVAQAILRVLSVATSVIALLFMVTAKEASTVFVYGFPLPVFSKWSFSDSFVYLVGVSAAVAAHSLLQLILSALRLLRKSSVVPTRNHAWLIFACDQVFAYAMISAGSAASGVSNLNRTGIKHTALPDFCKPLRFFCDHVAISIAFAFFTCFLLAISAIQDVICLANN, from the exons atggtgaCTGGGAGGAAAACGTCGTCGTTGGAGACAGAGATGGCGGATGCGAAGGTGGTGGTAGTGATGGAGGAAAATGGGGCTCACACTCAGCGGGCCGTAGAGGCGGTGGGGGCAGCTGATCATTCTCACCGGAAAGTTACAGTGTTGGTCCGGAAAGCTGACGTGGCACAGGCAATACTGAGGGTGTTGAGCGTGGCAACGTCGGTGATAGCGTTGTTGTTCATGGTTACAGCCAAAGAGGCCAGCACTGTTTTTGTCTATGGCTTTCCTCTCCCAGTTTTTTCCAAGTGGTCTTTCTCTGATTCATTCGT GTACCTGGTAGGGGTATCAGCTGCAGTTGCAGCTCACTCATTGCTGCAGTTAATCTTAAGTGCATTGAGATTGCTCAGAAAGTCATCCGTTGTTCCCACAAGAAATCATGCATGGCTCATTTTTGCTTGTGATCAG gtgtttgcatatgcaatgaTAAGCGCAGGGTCAGCAGCATCAGGGGTCAGTAACCTGAACCGCACAGGAATCAAACACACAGCCTTACCAGATTTCTGTAAACCTTTGCGTTTTTTCTGCGACCATGTGGCCATCTCCATAGCTTTCGCTTTCTTTACTTGCTTCTTGCTCGCCATTTCTGCTATTCAAGATGTTATATGCCTTGCCAACAACTGA
- the LOC115708094 gene encoding uncharacterized protein LOC115708094 → MANVNSSIESEPRTLKEEQLNLAREVAADAVQKLEPHEATIIFIERMTPVGGSIQKMKQISEKEDEVGRVLKETREIIEIPCQCTCTCTPTTIIRTESVEQNKLREPLSSPF, encoded by the exons ATGGCTAATGTTAATAGCTCCATTGAGTCAGAGCCTCGGACCTTAAAAGAAGAGCAACTCAACCTTGCCAGG GAAGTAGCAGCCGATGCTGTTCAAAAGCTTGAGCCACATGAAGCCACAATCATATTCATCGAG AGAATGACACCAGTTGGTGGTTCAATCCAAAAGATGAAGCAAATAAgtgaaaaagaagatgaagttGGTCGTGTGTTGAAAGAAACAAGAGAGATTATTGAAATACCTTGTCAGTGCACGTGTACATGCACTCCTACAACTATCATCAGAACAGAATCTGTGGAACAAAATAAGCTTAGGGAACCTCTTTCATCCCCATTTTGA
- the LOC133034618 gene encoding uncharacterized protein LOC133034618, which translates to MNVLSWNCRGLGNQRTFQFLKELVTQKKPNFIFLCETKCNKKRTEWVGQQLGFEGSFCVEAQGVGGGLVLYWKEKEEGVLLGFSNNHIDIRIDKVGYPSWRLTGFYGEPNRNRRERTWNLLRTIAGSSSLPWCVIGDVNNILNQEDKKGGQPYPGWLLEGFQKALTDCHLFDLDLTGYPFTWEKSRGTTLWVEIRLDRAMVTEAWTLLFQGAKLFNLETSTSDHSPLFLEPIFVEQSPTNYRFRFENAWLKEPMCFQIVEDCWQRVGVGGILNKLNVCADALSQWGKEITGNFKRRIRECNAEMKLLKKKRDDISMARYSEVRKQLFAIIDQREIFWKQRAKQFWLKEGDQNSKYFHKAASNRRRSNLISKLKNDQGVFVDWENGLSDVVVQYFMSLFSASNTDYREVIDCIDHVVPEMANLELTRPVLEEEVKTAVFQMHPDKSPGPDGMTPTFYQRCWHIVKQDVVGVVQRFFATGAFDEACSDANVVLIPKKKGPETMKDLRPIALCNVLYKIVTKVMTNRMKPFMDSIVADSQSAFIPNRLISDNIMVSFEVLHYLKRKRQGKTGCMALKLDMSKAYDRIEWSFLEAVLTKLGFVDTWVHLIMQCVSSANYKVIHGSHEMGPIAPTRGLRQGDPLSPYLFILCAEGLSALLRKYERQGWIHGCKVANGAPRVSHMLFADDSYLYCQASEVEAHRVRKLLTKFERASGQEVNLSKSSIFFSTNTTTTVRNVISQRLQMSIATEDSFYLGLPSTMSRKKTVVLGYLKDKVRKRLQQWEGKFLSRAGKEVLVKTVAQALPSYAMSVFLLPKEISRSIESMMASYWWQTNKDSGKGIHWLSWDKLCKHKKGGGLGFRNLRDFNLAMLGKQGWRLLTRPDSLVTRVFKARYFPQGDFLSASIGSNPSFVWRSIWESQDLVRKGVRWCIGSGNNIPILQSPWLPDEVNPFVISDHPALSTATVSNILTPDGSRWDVEILDDLFVDRDKHLIMSIPLSDNNLEDHFVWSKETSGFYSVKSAYNLLQRLKGGWHESNDNNFWSKLWSLKLPPKIKNLMWRAAVGCLPTMIQLRTKHVEVSSLCPLWRVETETIIHCLVTCNVIKLCWNRVGIGTTSDTSISFLDWCTLVFSKLNAEKKALVAAVCWAIWNARNELVWKGKTTRVDDIVGFAKHYLNQWNNAQNSVLGTSYSDDQIYDGAEHWSPPLANSIKVNVDAALFDDGRSFGSGMVARDDRGWLIEGRTILAMNMVEPLLAEAISVKEALTWIKLKQWHHVTVESDCLGVVQALRSSICMISLFGQVIQSCKNLLADLSTVEVIFVKRSANSVAHSFARASKLYPDRTFSMESVPTDLLPCLVTEFVG; encoded by the coding sequence ATGAATGTCTTGAGCTGGAATTGCCGGGGGCTTGGGAACCAACGGACTTTTCAATTCCTTAAGGAGCTTGTTACTCAAAAGAagcctaattttatttttttatgtgaaaCCAAGTGTAATAAAAAAAGAACTGAATGGGTGGGTCAACAATTGGGCTTTGAAGGCTCTTTTTGTGTTGAGGCCCAAGGTGTGGGAGGAGGTTTAGTGTTGTATTGGAAGGAAAAAGAAGAAGGTGTTTTATTGGGCTTTTCTAATAATCACATTGATATTAGGATTGACAAAGTGGGCTACCCAAGCTGGAGACTCACTGGTTTCTATGGTGAGCCTAATAGAAATCGTAGAGAAAGGACATGGAATCTTCTTCGCACCATAGCCGGTTCTTCATCTCTTCCTTGGTGTGTGATTGGGGATGTCAACAATATTCTCAATCAAGAGGACAAGAAAGGTGGACAACCTTACCCTGGATGGCTTCTAGAAGGTTTTCAAAAAGCTCTCACCGATTGtcatttatttgatttagaTCTCACGGGGTACCCTTTCACCTGGGAAAAGAGCAGAGGCACTACCCTTTGGGTTGAAATTCGTCTGGACAGAGCAATGGTCACCGAAGCATGGACTCTCCTATTTCAAGGTGCTAAACTTTTTAACCTTGAAACTTCTACTTCTGATCACTCTCCTTTATTTCTTGAGCCTATTTTTGTTGAGCAATCTCCCACGAACTACCGCTTTCGTTTTGAAAATGCTTGGTTGAAAGAACCCATGTGTTTTCAAATTGTGGAGGATTGTTGGCAACGGGTTGGTGTGGGGGGAATTTTGAATAAGTTGAATGTGTGTGCTGATGCGTTATCCCAATGGGGTAAAGAGATAACAGGGAATTTCAAACGGAGAATAAGAGAGTGTAATGCCGAAATGAAgcttttgaagaagaaaagagatgacATCTCTATGGCTCGATATAGTGAGGTTCGAAAACAGCTGTTTGCTATAATCGATCAACGGGAAATTTTCTGGAAGCAACGAGCTAAACAATTCTGGTTAAAGGAGGGTGATCAAAATAGCAAATATTTCCACAAGGCGGCAAGTAATAGGCGACGGAGTAATCTTATTTCGAAGCTTAAGAATGACCAGGGGGTGTTTGTGGATTGGGAGAATGGGTTATCTGATGTTGTGGTACAGTATTTTATGTCCTTATTCTCAGCTTCTAATACTGATTATAGGGAAGTAATAGACTGTATTGATCATGTTGTTCCTGAGATGGCTAATCTGGAGCTTACAAGACCTGTCTTGGAGGAAGAAGTGAAGACGGCGGTGTTTCAAATGCATCCTGACAAGAGTCCAGGACCAGATGGTATGACCCCGACGTTCTATCAACGATGTTGGCATATAGTGAAACAAGATGTTGTGGGGGTTGTTCAGAGATTCTTTGCTACGGGGGCCTTTGATGAAGCTTGTAGTGACGCAAATGTAGTCCTTATCCCCAAGAAGAAGGGCCCGGAGACAATGAAAGATTTGAGACCCATAGCTCTTTGTAATGTCCTTTACAAGATCGTGACGAAGGTAATGACCAACCGTATGAAGCCATTCATGGACTCTATAGTCGCGGATTCTCAGAGTGCCTTTATTCCAAATCGACTCATTTCTGATAACATTATGGTTTCTTTTGAAGTTCTTCACTATCTTAAACGAAAGCGCCAAGGGAAGACTGGGTGTATGGCTTTGAAACTGGATATGAGCAAGGCGTATGACCGTATTGAGTGGAGTTTCTTAGAAGCGGTTCTTACGAAGTTGGGTTTTGTGGATACTTGGGTACATCTTATCATGCAATGTGTGTCATCGGCCAACTACAAGGTTATCCATGGGTCCCATGAGATGGGTCCTATTGCTCCAACTAGGGGCCTTCGTCAAGGGGATCCTTTGTCTCCTTACTTGTTCATTCTTTGTGCAGAAGGTCTCTCTGCTTTATTGAGAAAGTACGAAAGACAAGGTTGGATCCATGGGTGCAAGGTGGCTAATGGGGCACCTCGAGTTTCTCACATGCTTTTCGCGGATGATAGCTACCTGTATTGTCAAGCATCAGAAGTTGAAGCTCATCGGGTTCGAAAACTGCTGACCAAATTTGAAAGGGCATCAGGTCAAGAGGTGAATTTATCAAAGTCATCCATTTTCTTCAGCACTAATACTACTACCACGGTCAGAAATGTTATTAGCCAGAGACTACAAATGAGTATTGCAACTGAGGATAGTTTCTATTTGGGGCTCCCAAGCACCATGTCCCGCAAAAAAACCGTTGTTCTTGGCTACCTCAAAGATAAAGTCAGGAAAAGGTTGCAACAATGGGAAGGCAAGTTCCTCTCAAGGGCTGGGAAGGAAGTTTTGGTGAAAACTGTGGCCCAGGCACTACCAAGTTATGCGATGAGTGTTTTTCTCCTCCCCAAAGAAATCAGTCGAAGTATTGAAAGTATGATGGCGAGTTATTGGTGGCAGACTAACAAGGATAGTGGAAAGGGAATTCATTGGTTGTCATGGGATAAACTTTGCAAGCATAAGAAAGGGGGAGGATTGGGTTTTCGAAATCTGCGGGATTTTAACTTGGCTATGTTGGGAAAACAAGGGTGGAGGCTTCTTACAAGACCAGATTCTTTGGTAACTCGAGTTTTTAAAGCCAGATATTTTCCCCAGGGGGACTTTCTATCAGCCTCGATAGGCTCAAACCCGAGTTTTGTTTGGAGGAGTATATGGGAATCCCAAGATTTAGTAAGAAAAGGAGTTCGTTGGTGTATTGGATCAGGCAATAATATCCCAATACTCCAATCTCCTTGGTTGCCAGATGAAGTCAATCCCTTTGTCATTTCGGATCATCCTGCTCTTTCAACTGCTACGGTAAGCAACATCCTAACTCCGGATGGCTCCCGGTGGGATGTGGAGATTCTAGATGATCTCTTTGTTGATAGGGATAAACATTTGATCATGTCCATTCCTTTGAGTGACAACAACTTGGAAGATCATTTTGTTTGGTCTAAAGAGACCTCGGGCTTTTATTCGGTTAAAAGTGCTTATAATTTACTCCAAAGGCTGAAAGGTGGATGGCACGAGTCGAATGATAACAACTTTTGGAGTAAACTTTGGAGCCTAAAGCTACCACCCAAGATCAAAAACCTGATGTGGCGTGCGGCGGTGGGTTGCCTTCCGACAATGATACAACTTCGAACTAAACATGTGGAGGTAAGCTCTCTCTGTCCTCTCTGGCGGGTGGAAACTGAAACCATTATCCATTGTTTGGTCACTTGCAATGTGATCAAATTATGCTGGAATAGGGTGGGCATCGGCACTACTAGTGACacaagtatttcttttcttgaCTGGTGCACCTTGGTTTTCAGCAAGCTGAATGCTGAAAAAAAGGCTCTCGTGGCTGCTGTGTGTTGGGCCATTTGGAATGCGCGCAATGAGTTGGTTTGGAAGGGAAAGACGACTcgtgttgatgatatagttgggTTTGCTAAACACTACCTTAATCAATGGAATAATGCTCAAAACTCTGTCCTTGGCACATCATACTCTGATGATCAGATTTATGATGGTGCAGAGCATTGGTCCCCTCCTCTTGCTAATAGCATTAAGGTTAATGTAGACGCAGCTTTATTTGATGATGGGCGGTCTTTTGGGTCGGGTATGGTAGCGCGTGATGACCGAGGTTGGTTAATTGAGGGCCGAACCATCTTGGCGATGAACATGGTGGAACCACTCCTTGCAGAAGCTATCTCTGTCAAGGAAGCTCTCACTTGGATCAAATTGAAGCAATGGCATCATGTGACTGTGGAGAGTGATTGTCTTGGGGTTGTGCAAGCATTACGGAGTTCTATTTGTATGATTTCTTTGTTTGGTCAAGTCATTCAAAGTTGTAAAAATTTGCTTGCGGATTTGAGTACCGTTGAGGTtatttttgttaaacgatctgctaatTCAGTGGCTCATAGCTTTGCTAGAGCCTCTAAGTTGTATCCTGATCGTACCTTCAGTATGGAGTCTGTTCCTACTGATTTGTTACCTTGTTTGGTGACGGAGTTTGTTGGTTAA